A section of the Paenibacillus yonginensis genome encodes:
- a CDS encoding arsinothricin resistance N-acetyltransferase ArsN1 family A, protein MHESQKMSTTTMKIRQAQPLDLESIRRIYNQGIEDRIATLENETKDMAYMQQWYDSHRDRFVILVAEEQGKVVGWASLNPYSLRCAYAGVADLSIYIDRDHRGKGVGSALLTELEEQAKANQFYKIVLFTFPSNQGGQGLYRKLGYREVGVFQNQGVLDGQFIDVMIMEKLFMGS, encoded by the coding sequence ATGCATGAGTCCCAGAAAATGTCAACTACAACAATGAAGATACGCCAAGCTCAACCTTTAGACTTGGAAAGTATTCGGCGCATCTATAATCAAGGAATTGAGGACCGAATCGCAACTCTAGAAAACGAAACTAAAGATATGGCCTATATGCAGCAGTGGTACGATTCGCACAGGGATCGTTTTGTCATCCTTGTTGCCGAAGAACAAGGCAAGGTGGTTGGCTGGGCCTCCTTAAACCCCTATTCCCTCCGTTGTGCTTATGCAGGGGTAGCCGATTTGTCTATTTACATTGATCGTGACCATAGAGGGAAAGGCGTGGGAAGTGCTCTTCTTACCGAGTTAGAGGAACAAGCTAAGGCGAATCAGTTTTATAAAATTGTTCTCTTTACGTTCCCCTCGAATCAAGGCGGTCAAGGTCTATATCGAAAATTAGGTTATAGAGAAGTTGGAGTTTTTCAAAACCAGGGCGTCCTAGACGGTCAATTTATTGATGTCATGATTATGGAGAAGCTGTTTATGGGCAGTTAA
- a CDS encoding MarR family winged helix-turn-helix transcriptional regulator yields the protein MENARELFQIMTRRFGLLNKNCCSVGGCDISPVQSHILYEVDRRHQPSMQQIADILGTDITTFSRQIQSLVRMNLIQKTPDPSDRRVYTLSLTTEGKFVATTIDQQMNAFLDEVFSYMSEEEHQTVLKSIKLMNEAMAKSDNCCRPVKG from the coding sequence TTGGAAAACGCACGTGAACTGTTTCAAATTATGACTCGTCGCTTCGGATTGCTCAATAAGAACTGCTGTAGTGTAGGTGGGTGTGATATCTCCCCTGTACAAAGCCATATCCTGTATGAAGTGGATCGTCGGCATCAACCTTCGATGCAGCAAATTGCGGACATCCTCGGCACGGACATTACAACGTTTAGCAGACAGATTCAATCTTTAGTTCGAATGAACTTGATTCAAAAAACACCTGATCCCTCCGATCGCCGAGTATATACCCTATCCCTCACTACGGAAGGAAAGTTTGTGGCTACGACCATTGATCAGCAAATGAATGCTTTTTTGGATGAAGTTTTCTCTTATATGAGTGAAGAAGAGCACCAAACGGTTCTAAAGTCCATTAAACTGATGAATGAAGCCATGGCGAAGTCAGATAATTGCTGCCGCCCCGTCAAGGGGTGA
- a CDS encoding IS1182 family transposase: protein MIRQQQSLVLSPYAGLYDIVVPKDNMLRQINDLVDFTFIYDELKDKYCLDNGRSAIDPIRMFKYLLLKAIFELSDVDIVERSRYDLSFKYFLDMAPEDPVIDSSSLTKFRKLRLKDMNLLDMLIGKTVVLAVEKDILKSNSIIVDATHTKARYNQKSPQEILQDRARKLRKAVYAMDESVKARMPTKNTTDVLEDEIEYCQKLISFIETESGVAQVPKVLEPLNLLKETVEDDVEQLRSTADQDARVGHKSTDSAFFGYKTHLAMTEERIITAAVVTTGEKNDGKQLQTLIEKSKAAGMQVKTVIGDTAYSEKDNISYAKNNEIELVAKLNPLITQGGRKKEDEFLFNKDAGMYVCKAGHMAVRKARTGKKGVGANQTDTYYFDVEICKRCPLREGCYKEGAKSKTYSVSIKSNEHKEQMAFQESEYFKTKSKERYKIEAKNSELKHRHGYDVATSSGLLGMELQGAMAIFVVNLKRILKLSE, encoded by the coding sequence ATGATTCGGCAACAACAATCATTGGTTTTAAGTCCATATGCAGGGTTGTATGACATCGTGGTGCCAAAGGACAATATGTTGCGCCAAATCAACGATCTGGTGGACTTCACTTTCATATACGATGAATTGAAAGATAAATACTGCTTGGACAACGGTCGCAGCGCGATCGATCCGATCCGCATGTTCAAGTACCTGCTGTTAAAAGCCATATTCGAGTTGTCTGACGTAGATATCGTCGAGCGCTCGAGGTACGACCTATCGTTCAAGTACTTTCTCGACATGGCACCAGAAGACCCGGTCATCGATTCGAGTTCGCTGACGAAATTCCGCAAGCTGCGGTTAAAGGACATGAATCTGCTGGACATGCTCATCGGCAAGACGGTGGTCCTCGCTGTCGAAAAAGATATCTTAAAAAGCAACTCGATCATCGTAGACGCGACCCATACGAAAGCAAGGTACAACCAAAAGTCTCCGCAAGAAATACTGCAAGATCGTGCGAGGAAGCTGCGCAAGGCCGTCTACGCGATGGATGAATCAGTGAAGGCGAGGATGCCGACAAAAAACACAACCGACGTACTGGAAGACGAAATTGAATATTGCCAGAAACTAATTTCCTTCATCGAGACGGAATCAGGGGTCGCTCAAGTACCTAAGGTGCTGGAACCGCTGAACCTGCTGAAAGAAACAGTGGAAGACGACGTAGAGCAGCTTCGTAGTACGGCTGACCAGGATGCTCGAGTGGGACACAAGAGCACAGATTCAGCGTTCTTTGGATACAAGACGCATCTGGCGATGACCGAGGAACGAATCATTACTGCGGCTGTTGTGACAACAGGCGAGAAGAACGATGGCAAGCAATTGCAGACGCTAATTGAAAAAAGCAAAGCAGCTGGCATGCAGGTGAAGACAGTAATTGGCGATACCGCGTACTCCGAAAAGGATAACATCTCTTACGCGAAGAATAACGAGATCGAACTTGTAGCTAAACTCAATCCACTCATCACGCAAGGCGGTCGGAAGAAAGAAGACGAATTTCTGTTCAACAAAGATGCCGGTATGTACGTATGCAAAGCCGGTCATATGGCAGTTCGCAAGGCGAGAACTGGGAAAAAGGGTGTAGGCGCGAACCAAACCGACACGTATTATTTCGATGTAGAAATTTGCAAGCGATGTCCGCTTAGGGAAGGTTGTTACAAGGAAGGTGCGAAGAGCAAAACTTATTCCGTGAGCATAAAATCTAACGAGCATAAGGAACAAATGGCTTTCCAGGAAAGCGAATATTTTAAGACGAAATCTAAAGAACGCTACAAGATCGAAGCGAAGAACAGTGAACTCAAACACAGGCACGGGTATGATGTAGCCACATCCTCGGGTCTTTTAGGTATGGAGCTTCAAGGCGCTATGGCGATATTTGTTGTGAACTTGAAACGGATACTAAAGCTTAGTGAGTAA
- a CDS encoding MFS transporter, whose amino-acid sequence MALSQPQPLTTKQVRKDPFPISILSLTVGAFAIGMTEFVIMGILPNVAQDLNVSIPTAGQLITMYALGVAVGAPILTILTHRIPQKLLLCLLMVIFIVGNGVSVIAPNYAFLMGARLLTALTHGTFFGVGAVIASNLVKPDRRAGAVSIMMAGLTIANIIGVPVGTFIGQHLGWRASFATISLMGVVALIGVMIFIPKIKQDESGGILQQVSALVKPKLLLFLFVAALGNAGLFAVFTYITPLLTQITGFAESNVTWILVLFGCGVTIGNIIGGKLADWKLMPSVLGIYLTTSVLLTILTFTIHSHVAAVLTIFLWGMASFAVMPGMQIRVMNLAKGAPALASTSSHSAGNLGNAAGAFIGGWTINQLSIGALPWVGAVLVGLGLVIGAISCAAERRTESHEGQED is encoded by the coding sequence ATGGCATTATCTCAGCCTCAGCCGCTTACTACGAAACAGGTTCGTAAAGATCCCTTCCCGATCTCGATCCTGTCTTTGACGGTAGGCGCTTTCGCTATCGGCATGACCGAATTTGTGATCATGGGCATTCTGCCCAATGTCGCTCAGGATTTAAATGTCAGCATCCCCACGGCGGGCCAGCTGATTACGATGTACGCGCTTGGCGTTGCGGTTGGCGCGCCTATTTTGACTATACTGACCCACCGGATTCCGCAAAAGCTGCTGCTCTGCCTCCTAATGGTCATCTTTATTGTCGGCAACGGCGTTTCGGTCATTGCGCCGAACTATGCTTTTCTGATGGGAGCCCGGCTGCTTACCGCGCTGACACACGGAACGTTCTTCGGCGTAGGAGCGGTTATCGCCTCCAACCTGGTAAAGCCGGACAGAAGGGCTGGCGCCGTATCCATTATGATGGCCGGACTGACGATAGCAAATATTATCGGCGTGCCGGTCGGTACGTTTATCGGCCAGCATCTCGGCTGGCGTGCTTCGTTTGCGACCATTTCCCTGATGGGAGTGGTTGCTCTGATCGGCGTGATGATCTTCATTCCAAAGATCAAACAAGACGAATCCGGCGGGATTCTGCAGCAGGTCAGCGCTCTGGTGAAGCCGAAGCTGCTGCTGTTCCTGTTCGTCGCTGCGCTTGGCAATGCCGGGCTGTTCGCTGTCTTCACTTACATCACTCCGCTGCTGACGCAAATCACCGGCTTTGCGGAATCCAATGTGACCTGGATTCTGGTGCTCTTCGGCTGCGGCGTTACGATCGGCAACATAATCGGCGGCAAGCTGGCCGACTGGAAGCTGATGCCTTCCGTGCTGGGCATTTATCTGACCACCAGCGTGCTGCTGACGATTCTGACCTTTACGATCCACAGCCATGTGGCGGCTGTGCTGACTATTTTCCTGTGGGGCATGGCTTCCTTCGCCGTAATGCCCGGCATGCAGATTCGCGTCATGAATCTCGCCAAAGGAGCTCCGGCTCTTGCTTCTACCTCCAGCCACTCGGCAGGCAATCTCGGCAATGCAGCCGGGGCGTTTATCGGCGGTTGGACCATTAACCAGCTCTCCATCGGCGCTTTGCCATGGGTAGGTGCCGTTCTAGTTGGCTTGGGTCTGGTGATTGGCGCTATTAGCTGCGCTGCGGAGCGGAGAACAGAGTCGCATGAAGGGCAGGAAGACTGA
- a CDS encoding aldo/keto reductase codes for MQYVRLGNTGMRVSRLALCCMSYGDPDRGNHTWTLNEEQSRPFIKRALELGINFFDTANVYSDGTSEEIVGRALKDFASRDEVVIATKVHGVMRPGPNGGGLSRKAIMSEIDNSLKRLGTDYVDLYQIHRWDYNTPIEETMEALHDVVKAGKARYIGVIPWSPLARGRLTRDWEDTSLRSENDNFARTLYTATEEADRKVAAVVKEIAEARGVPRAQIALAWVLQKQPVTAPIIGATKTHHLEDAVSALEIVLTADEIQRLEEPYVPHPVTGFA; via the coding sequence ATGCAATACGTAAGACTAGGAAACACAGGAATGCGGGTATCCCGGCTGGCTTTGTGCTGTATGAGCTACGGCGATCCTGACCGCGGCAATCACACCTGGACCCTGAATGAAGAGCAGAGCCGTCCTTTTATTAAAAGGGCTTTGGAGCTTGGCATTAATTTCTTTGATACAGCAAATGTATACTCGGACGGAACCAGCGAAGAAATCGTTGGACGAGCCTTAAAGGATTTCGCAAGCCGTGATGAAGTCGTGATTGCGACCAAGGTACACGGCGTTATGCGTCCAGGTCCAAACGGCGGGGGCTTGTCCCGCAAAGCGATTATGTCGGAGATCGACAACAGTCTGAAACGACTGGGCACCGACTATGTGGACTTATATCAAATTCACCGCTGGGATTACAATACTCCGATTGAGGAAACGATGGAGGCCCTCCATGACGTGGTAAAAGCGGGCAAAGCCCGGTATATCGGCGTCATTCCTTGGAGTCCGCTGGCCCGCGGCCGTCTGACCCGGGACTGGGAAGACACCAGCCTGCGCTCGGAAAATGATAACTTCGCCCGCACCTTGTACACGGCGACCGAAGAAGCCGACCGCAAAGTGGCTGCAGTCGTCAAAGAAATTGCCGAAGCCCGCGGCGTGCCCCGCGCGCAGATCGCTTTGGCCTGGGTGCTGCAGAAGCAGCCTGTAACGGCTCCGATCATCGGCGCAACGAAAACTCACCACCTGGAGGATGCCGTTTCGGCGCTCGAAATCGTACTGACCGCCGACGAAATCCAGCGGCTCGAAGAGCCTTATGTACCGCATCCGGTAACAGGATTTGCGTGA
- a CDS encoding RNA polymerase sigma factor, protein MNNDKEDQPSLDLKLAVEKVQSGDISAFPMIIRHLQKNILLYCYYLLEDQAEAEDAAQDIFIKCLRRIQDYVPTASFSAWVYKIAHNHCIDLIKKRNRMRQMLSQYRRERAEEDKGNKYTDQIIQLLEKLNTEEKRILLLRALEEYSFDEIGAIMDLKPATVRKKYERIRKKIVKREVQGGRQYEHSLRG, encoded by the coding sequence TTGAACAACGACAAAGAGGATCAACCGAGCCTGGATTTAAAGCTGGCTGTGGAGAAAGTCCAGTCGGGCGATATTTCTGCCTTTCCGATGATCATTCGCCATTTGCAGAAAAACATACTGCTGTATTGCTATTATCTGCTCGAGGATCAGGCCGAGGCTGAAGATGCTGCTCAGGACATTTTTATTAAATGTTTAAGGCGAATCCAGGATTATGTGCCTACAGCTTCTTTTTCCGCATGGGTTTATAAAATTGCTCACAATCATTGCATCGACTTAATCAAGAAGAGGAACAGAATGCGCCAAATGTTGTCACAGTATAGAAGGGAACGTGCTGAAGAAGATAAAGGGAACAAGTATACCGATCAAATTATTCAATTGTTAGAGAAGCTTAACACCGAAGAAAAAAGGATACTGCTGCTAAGAGCGCTTGAAGAATACAGTTTCGATGAAATAGGGGCCATTATGGATCTCAAACCAGCCACAGTCAGGAAGAAATACGAAAGAATCCGAAAGAAAATCGTAAAGAGAGAGGTACAAGGAGGGAGACAATATGAGCACTCGCTCAGAGGTTGA
- a CDS encoding DUF4179 domain-containing protein: MSTRSEVDDVQDVQLERIEQLIRNTPMAIDLTEPTMERYKNSNGSSGARHDKRQKITAIIASAAAFFIIVISGSFVSPTMAASIKHGLASIFNLSDDLGLKSAEDNGLVTHLEAKDTHQGLTLKVPLVTYDGSRVAIGLEQEQGQEQEQQQAAFGGTDSEDGIINRISDIDLFIDGKSIQTFAPDSSNSIGILQYPGKDNNSSIMEFSDLHNQGGKAFPSNFNLGLNIKVSGIEEPFRIHIPVERNTGSFLVLQPSVSKHYKNFDFTIDKIELSPLTTTITTHLRLLGDAEFDVPTRSMGIDVFDEKGNIFNLLSGNGWNATGGTELVTEYRFNPFPSTPQKIIIKPYFMRFKQDKTSFQLDEDGYPIVDYIPELEVTLLCPPESR; the protein is encoded by the coding sequence ATGAGCACTCGCTCAGAGGTTGATGATGTTCAAGATGTTCAATTAGAACGGATAGAACAGTTAATCCGAAATACCCCGATGGCAATCGATCTGACTGAACCCACTATGGAACGCTATAAAAATAGTAACGGTTCCTCTGGTGCTCGGCACGATAAACGTCAGAAAATAACGGCGATAATAGCTTCGGCGGCCGCCTTTTTTATCATTGTGATTAGCGGTAGTTTTGTTTCTCCCACCATGGCTGCATCAATTAAACATGGACTTGCTTCTATCTTTAATTTATCCGATGATTTAGGTTTGAAGTCGGCTGAAGACAACGGCCTTGTCACACATCTCGAAGCCAAAGATACACATCAAGGATTAACGCTCAAAGTACCCCTGGTAACCTATGACGGATCACGTGTAGCCATTGGTTTGGAGCAGGAGCAGGGACAAGAACAGGAACAGCAGCAGGCCGCTTTTGGGGGAACAGATTCCGAAGATGGGATCATAAATCGAATAAGTGATATAGACCTGTTCATTGACGGGAAGTCCATACAAACCTTCGCTCCGGATTCCTCAAACTCAATAGGGATCCTTCAATATCCGGGTAAGGACAACAATTCTTCTATTATGGAATTTTCTGATCTTCACAACCAAGGAGGGAAGGCATTCCCTTCCAACTTCAATTTAGGTCTGAATATTAAAGTGTCAGGAATAGAGGAGCCCTTTAGAATCCATATCCCGGTTGAGCGAAATACAGGGAGCTTTCTGGTTCTGCAGCCATCTGTAAGCAAACACTATAAAAATTTTGATTTCACCATCGATAAAATTGAGCTTTCTCCTCTTACAACCACAATAACAACGCATCTCAGGTTATTGGGAGATGCAGAGTTTGATGTACCAACAAGAAGTATGGGGATCGATGTGTTTGATGAGAAGGGAAATATATTCAACCTGTTAAGCGGCAATGGATGGAATGCAACGGGGGGGACCGAATTAGTGACCGAATATCGCTTTAATCCATTTCCCTCCACTCCTCAAAAGATTATTATTAAACCTTACTTCATGCGATTTAAGCAGGACAAAACAAGTTTCCAGCTTGATGAAGACGGATACCCGATTGTCGATTATATTCCTGAACTAGAGGTGACGCTGCTTTGTCCACCGGAGTCTCGTTAA
- a CDS encoding low molecular weight protein-tyrosine-phosphatase codes for MTTDQQHKDKIGVLFVCLGNICRSPMAEAMFRHLVQQEGLADRFNIDSAGTGDWHTGNPPHQGTRTILDRYGISYEGLRARQVAANDFSDFDYIIAMDDSNVSNLRKLMKGASTEVIKLLDLVPDVKLKDVPDPYYTGNFDETYELVGKGNKALLGHIRREHNL; via the coding sequence ATGACAACGGATCAACAACATAAGGACAAGATCGGGGTTTTATTTGTATGTCTCGGCAACATTTGCCGTTCGCCGATGGCAGAGGCGATGTTCCGCCATCTGGTTCAGCAGGAAGGACTTGCGGATCGCTTCAACATCGATTCGGCCGGAACCGGCGACTGGCATACCGGCAATCCCCCGCATCAAGGAACGCGGACTATTCTGGACCGGTACGGCATTTCCTATGAGGGGCTGCGGGCGAGACAAGTAGCTGCCAATGATTTTTCAGACTTCGATTATATTATTGCAATGGACGACTCCAACGTGAGCAATCTGCGCAAGCTGATGAAAGGCGCCTCCACCGAGGTCATCAAGCTGCTGGATCTCGTTCCCGATGTGAAGCTCAAAGATGTACCGGACCCTTATTATACCGGCAATTTCGACGAGACTTACGAGCTGGTGGGCAAGGGAAACAAGGCTTTACTGGGCCACATCCGGCGGGAGCATAATTTGTAA
- a CDS encoding response regulator transcription factor, producing the protein MKRKVLLVEDDALMREFITDYFKKEDWDVYEAENGVAALQLFAETKMDLVILDIMMPELDGWSTCREIRRESNVPIIMITARTEDDDQLLGFELGADEYVTKPLSPRVLVARAAALMKRAESSGQNQGDLFVQGRLAVNKQSHTVNVAGNKVNLTPKEYDLLLFLINHYGKVMPREYILDSVWGYDYFGDLRTVDTHIKKLRAKLGEEGRYIGTVIRSGYKFEGDL; encoded by the coding sequence TTGAAGCGAAAAGTATTGCTGGTGGAAGACGACGCGCTGATGCGCGAGTTTATCACCGATTATTTCAAGAAGGAAGATTGGGACGTTTATGAAGCGGAAAATGGGGTGGCAGCACTCCAGCTGTTCGCCGAAACCAAAATGGATCTGGTCATCCTTGACATTATGATGCCGGAGCTCGACGGGTGGTCTACCTGCCGGGAGATCCGCCGTGAATCCAATGTGCCGATCATTATGATTACGGCCAGAACGGAGGACGACGACCAGCTGCTCGGATTTGAACTCGGCGCGGATGAATATGTCACCAAACCCCTGAGTCCACGGGTGCTGGTGGCCCGGGCGGCAGCGCTGATGAAGCGGGCCGAAAGCAGCGGGCAGAACCAAGGGGATCTGTTCGTCCAGGGGAGGCTTGCGGTCAACAAACAGTCGCATACGGTAAACGTAGCGGGAAATAAAGTCAATCTTACGCCCAAGGAATATGATTTGCTGTTGTTTCTTATCAACCATTACGGCAAGGTAATGCCGCGGGAATATATTTTGGACAGCGTATGGGGCTACGATTACTTTGGGGATTTACGTACGGTTGATACGCATATCAAGAAGCTGCGGGCCAAGCTTGGGGAAGAAGGCCGGTATATCGGCACGGTCATTCGCTCCGGCTATAAGTTTGAAGGCGACCTATGA